One segment of Channa argus isolate prfri chromosome 17, Channa argus male v1.0, whole genome shotgun sequence DNA contains the following:
- the ppp2r5cb gene encoding protein phosphatase 2, regulatory subunit B', gamma b isoform X6: MLACTSTASGMVLDAPGSNGPFQPVALMHFRDVPPAEQEKLFIQKLRQCCVLFDFVSDPLSDLKWKEVKRAALSEMVEYITHNRNIITEPIYPEVVHMFAVNMFRTLPPSSNPTGAEFDPEEDEPTLEAAWPHLQLVYEFILRFLESPDFQPNIAKKYIDQKFVMQLLELFDSEDPRERDFLKTTLHRIYGKFLGLRAYIRKQINNIFYRFIYETEHHNGIAELLEILGSIINGFALPLKEEHKIFLLKVLLPLHKVKSLSVYHPQLAYCVVQFLEKDSTLTEPTVMALLKYWPKTHSPKEVMFLNELEEILDVIEPSEFVKVMEPLFRQLAKCVSSPHFQVAERALYYWNNEYIMSLISDNAAKILPIMFPALYRNSKTHWNKTIHGLIYNALKLFMEMNQKLFDDCTQQFKAEKSKEKAKWKEREEAWLKIENLAKSNPQIQKVQRERPLMRRKSELPKDISTVTALELHRRAEEMLTHDGH; this comes from the exons ATGTTCCTCCCGCGGAGCAGGAGAAGCTGTTTATTCAGAAGTTGCGGCAGTGCTGTGTCCTTTTCGATTTTGTCTCAGACCCACTGAGTGACTTGAAATGGAAGGAGGTGAAACGGGCGGCACTGAGCGAGATGGTGGAGTACATCACCCACAACAGGAACATCATCACCGAACCCATCTACCCAGAGGTGGTTCACATG tTTGCTGTGAATATGTTCAGGACATTGCCACCATCATCCAATCCCACAGGTGCTGAGTTTGATCCCGAAGAAGATGAACCTACGCTAGAGGCTGCATGGCCACATCTACAG CtcgtctatgaattcatcctaCGGTTCTTAGAGTCTCCTGACTTCCAACCCAACATAGCCAAAAAATATATTGACCAGAAGTTTGTAATGCAG CTCTTGGAACTATTTGACAGTGAAGACCCTAGGGAAAGAGATTTTTTAAAGACTACTCTGCATCGCATCTATGGCAAGTTCCTGGGCCTGCGAGCATACATTAGGAAACAGAttaataacatattttataG GTTCATTTATGAGACTGAGCATCATAATGGAATAGCAGAATTACTGGAAATTTTAGGCAG CATAATCAATGGGTTTGCATTACCATTGAAAGAAGAGCACAAGATATTCCTTCTGAAAGTTCTCCTGCCTTTACATAAAGTCAAGTCTCTAAGTGTATATCACCCACAG CTGGCCTACTGTGTGGTACAGTTCTTAGAGAAGGATAGCACTCTCACAGAACCG actgTGATGGCTTTGTTAAAATATTGGCCAAAGACCCACAGTCCAAAAGAGGTAATGTTTCTTAATGAACTGGAGGAGATTCTCGATGTCATTGAGCCTTCAGAGTTTGTCAAAGTCATGGAGCCTCTCTTCAGACAGTTGGCTAAGTGTGTATCCAGCCCACACTTTCAG GTGGCAGAGCGAGCGTTGTACTACTGGAACAATGAGTACATCATGAGTCTGATCAGTGACAATGCCGCCAAGATCCTGCCCATCATGTTTCCAGCCCTCTATCGCAACTCAAAGACCCATTGGAACAA AACGATCCATGGGTTGATCTACAATGCTTTAAAACTCTTCATGGAGATGAACCAGAAACTGTTTGATGACTGTACTCAACAGTTTAAGGCAGAGAAAAGCAA AGAGAAAGCgaaatggaaagagagagaagaagcatGGCTGAAGATTGAGAATTTGGCCAAGTCAAACCCACAG ATCCAAAAAGTTCAACGAGAGCGCCCACTGATGCGGAGGAAATCGGAGCTCCCCAAGGATATCTCCACTGTCACAGCTTTGGAGTTGCATCGAAGAGCAGAGGAAATGTTGACGCATGACGGCCACTAA
- the ppp2r5cb gene encoding protein phosphatase 2, regulatory subunit B', gamma b isoform X4 has translation MLACTSTASGMVLDAPGSNGPFQPVALMHFRDVPPAEQEKLFIQKLRQCCVLFDFVSDPLSDLKWKEVKRAALSEMVEYITHNRNIITEPIYPEVVHMFAVNMFRTLPPSSNPTGAEFDPEEDEPTLEAAWPHLQLVYEFILRFLESPDFQPNIAKKYIDQKFVMQLLELFDSEDPRERDFLKTTLHRIYGKFLGLRAYIRKQINNIFYRFIYETEHHNGIAELLEILGSIINGFALPLKEEHKIFLLKVLLPLHKVKSLSVYHPQLAYCVVQFLEKDSTLTEPTVMALLKYWPKTHSPKEVMFLNELEEILDVIEPSEFVKVMEPLFRQLAKCVSSPHFQVAERALYYWNNEYIMSLISDNAAKILPIMFPALYRNSKTHWNKTIHGLIYNALKLFMEMNQKLFDDCTQQFKAEKSKEKAKWKEREEAWLKIENLAKSNPQFLMYIDSVDSESPVDMETDGPLLDDVNMLKKAVEEEAIQIQKVQRERPLMRRKSELPKDISTVTALELHRRAEEMLTHDGH, from the exons ATGTTCCTCCCGCGGAGCAGGAGAAGCTGTTTATTCAGAAGTTGCGGCAGTGCTGTGTCCTTTTCGATTTTGTCTCAGACCCACTGAGTGACTTGAAATGGAAGGAGGTGAAACGGGCGGCACTGAGCGAGATGGTGGAGTACATCACCCACAACAGGAACATCATCACCGAACCCATCTACCCAGAGGTGGTTCACATG tTTGCTGTGAATATGTTCAGGACATTGCCACCATCATCCAATCCCACAGGTGCTGAGTTTGATCCCGAAGAAGATGAACCTACGCTAGAGGCTGCATGGCCACATCTACAG CtcgtctatgaattcatcctaCGGTTCTTAGAGTCTCCTGACTTCCAACCCAACATAGCCAAAAAATATATTGACCAGAAGTTTGTAATGCAG CTCTTGGAACTATTTGACAGTGAAGACCCTAGGGAAAGAGATTTTTTAAAGACTACTCTGCATCGCATCTATGGCAAGTTCCTGGGCCTGCGAGCATACATTAGGAAACAGAttaataacatattttataG GTTCATTTATGAGACTGAGCATCATAATGGAATAGCAGAATTACTGGAAATTTTAGGCAG CATAATCAATGGGTTTGCATTACCATTGAAAGAAGAGCACAAGATATTCCTTCTGAAAGTTCTCCTGCCTTTACATAAAGTCAAGTCTCTAAGTGTATATCACCCACAG CTGGCCTACTGTGTGGTACAGTTCTTAGAGAAGGATAGCACTCTCACAGAACCG actgTGATGGCTTTGTTAAAATATTGGCCAAAGACCCACAGTCCAAAAGAGGTAATGTTTCTTAATGAACTGGAGGAGATTCTCGATGTCATTGAGCCTTCAGAGTTTGTCAAAGTCATGGAGCCTCTCTTCAGACAGTTGGCTAAGTGTGTATCCAGCCCACACTTTCAG GTGGCAGAGCGAGCGTTGTACTACTGGAACAATGAGTACATCATGAGTCTGATCAGTGACAATGCCGCCAAGATCCTGCCCATCATGTTTCCAGCCCTCTATCGCAACTCAAAGACCCATTGGAACAA AACGATCCATGGGTTGATCTACAATGCTTTAAAACTCTTCATGGAGATGAACCAGAAACTGTTTGATGACTGTACTCAACAGTTTAAGGCAGAGAAAAGCAA AGAGAAAGCgaaatggaaagagagagaagaagcatGGCTGAAGATTGAGAATTTGGCCAAGTCAAACCCACAG TTTCTGATGTACATTGACTCAGTAGACTCAGAAAGTCCAGTGGACATGGAGACAGATGGGCCATTGCTAGATGACGTCAACATGCTAAAGAAAGCAGTAGAGGAGGAAGCCATACAG ATCCAAAAAGTTCAACGAGAGCGCCCACTGATGCGGAGGAAATCGGAGCTCCCCAAGGATATCTCCACTGTCACAGCTTTGGAGTTGCATCGAAGAGCAGAGGAAATGTTGACGCATGACGGCCACTAA
- the ppp2r5cb gene encoding protein phosphatase 2, regulatory subunit B', gamma b isoform X7: MVEYITHNRNIITEPIYPEVVHMFAVNMFRTLPPSSNPTGAEFDPEEDEPTLEAAWPHLQLVYEFILRFLESPDFQPNIAKKYIDQKFVMQLLELFDSEDPRERDFLKTTLHRIYGKFLGLRAYIRKQINNIFYRFIYETEHHNGIAELLEILGSIINGFALPLKEEHKIFLLKVLLPLHKVKSLSVYHPQLAYCVVQFLEKDSTLTEPTVMALLKYWPKTHSPKEVMFLNELEEILDVIEPSEFVKVMEPLFRQLAKCVSSPHFQVAERALYYWNNEYIMSLISDNAAKILPIMFPALYRNSKTHWNKTIHGLIYNALKLFMEMNQKLFDDCTQQFKAEKSKEKAKWKEREEAWLKIENLAKSNPQFLMYIDSVDSESPVDMETDGPLLDDVNMLKKAVEEEAIQIQKVQRERPLMRRKSELPKDISTVTALELHRRAEEMLTHDGH; this comes from the exons ATGGTGGAGTACATCACCCACAACAGGAACATCATCACCGAACCCATCTACCCAGAGGTGGTTCACATG tTTGCTGTGAATATGTTCAGGACATTGCCACCATCATCCAATCCCACAGGTGCTGAGTTTGATCCCGAAGAAGATGAACCTACGCTAGAGGCTGCATGGCCACATCTACAG CtcgtctatgaattcatcctaCGGTTCTTAGAGTCTCCTGACTTCCAACCCAACATAGCCAAAAAATATATTGACCAGAAGTTTGTAATGCAG CTCTTGGAACTATTTGACAGTGAAGACCCTAGGGAAAGAGATTTTTTAAAGACTACTCTGCATCGCATCTATGGCAAGTTCCTGGGCCTGCGAGCATACATTAGGAAACAGAttaataacatattttataG GTTCATTTATGAGACTGAGCATCATAATGGAATAGCAGAATTACTGGAAATTTTAGGCAG CATAATCAATGGGTTTGCATTACCATTGAAAGAAGAGCACAAGATATTCCTTCTGAAAGTTCTCCTGCCTTTACATAAAGTCAAGTCTCTAAGTGTATATCACCCACAG CTGGCCTACTGTGTGGTACAGTTCTTAGAGAAGGATAGCACTCTCACAGAACCG actgTGATGGCTTTGTTAAAATATTGGCCAAAGACCCACAGTCCAAAAGAGGTAATGTTTCTTAATGAACTGGAGGAGATTCTCGATGTCATTGAGCCTTCAGAGTTTGTCAAAGTCATGGAGCCTCTCTTCAGACAGTTGGCTAAGTGTGTATCCAGCCCACACTTTCAG GTGGCAGAGCGAGCGTTGTACTACTGGAACAATGAGTACATCATGAGTCTGATCAGTGACAATGCCGCCAAGATCCTGCCCATCATGTTTCCAGCCCTCTATCGCAACTCAAAGACCCATTGGAACAA AACGATCCATGGGTTGATCTACAATGCTTTAAAACTCTTCATGGAGATGAACCAGAAACTGTTTGATGACTGTACTCAACAGTTTAAGGCAGAGAAAAGCAA AGAGAAAGCgaaatggaaagagagagaagaagcatGGCTGAAGATTGAGAATTTGGCCAAGTCAAACCCACAG TTTCTGATGTACATTGACTCAGTAGACTCAGAAAGTCCAGTGGACATGGAGACAGATGGGCCATTGCTAGATGACGTCAACATGCTAAAGAAAGCAGTAGAGGAGGAAGCCATACAG ATCCAAAAAGTTCAACGAGAGCGCCCACTGATGCGGAGGAAATCGGAGCTCCCCAAGGATATCTCCACTGTCACAGCTTTGGAGTTGCATCGAAGAGCAGAGGAAATGTTGACGCATGACGGCCACTAA